Part of the Oncorhynchus tshawytscha isolate Ot180627B linkage group LG07, Otsh_v2.0, whole genome shotgun sequence genome, TGCGCTAACCCCCTTGATAGGCACACTGCTCCCAGATAACACTTGTCTAGAACCCTCACTCCGACTAAAAACACATCTAGACTAGACTTGGATTTCCTCATTTCCAGCGCAACTTTACTTCTCTTGTTTACTTTCTTTTTCGCCACTGTAGCCCACCCATTCTCATTCTTTGTAAGAATCTTCAACCGACATGCTGTCAGTTTCAAACAGAACACCTGTGCAGTCAAGTCAATCTCCTACGGTGATTCATCAATGTGTCACTTAATCAGGTGCattcaaatgtaaaacattttacCTTGTTTGGCTGGGTAACATTCAAGATAGCAGCATTACACCCCATATATTGTTTCTGAATCCATTATCTAGAAATATTAGTCTCTAATCCCACTTTATGTTATTTCATCTCATCAGTCacttctctctctcgcacacaagtgcgcacacacacacacacacacacacacacacacacacacacacatacaaacaaacaccaGGGAGAGAAGCATGGGAGGGACGGGAGAGGTAGTCCTCGGTGTTGTTTAGGTTGTTAGTACAGTAGGCTGTATCCACTTTCAACTACAATGCCAGAGAGCTTCTATCCATGCTAAGGCTTCTAATGTAGGTACATTTCATTATTGCAGAATATGTAATTACAGTGGTTGCATTGCAAAGTTTTTATTAATCTATTAGTAAAATTCATTGCCGTGTGTGATTACTGCTGTCCcgtacaaaaaataataattctcaaTCTATTTAGAAATAGATTCACAATAAGTAAAATATATTTGCTATGCATTTGATAAAACCAATATGCTTTTTAATATTTCATTTAGTGTACATTGGGATTATGTCTTTAAAAAGATGAAAATAGAATTGCTTCTGAATGTGATGTGGATTCTACTCTATCGTTCACTGTAGTCAAAGCAAATTCATTTTGCTTTGACTACAatgaatacatgttttttttaaattgtatttatcaaTGACATGCACAGATTAAGTTTGCTGGCTGATCGGGGCCATATATGGGGCCTGGTGGTCAAGACTCGTACCTCAAAAGAGACTCTTGGCCAGGGAAGGGGGTTGTGCTGATGTGACGGTCAATTCTTACACTTACAGAACTCTCAAACCCTTGCTGATTACTAGCAAAGGCAAATTGTGTGCTCTTATACTTTCATAAGGATGTCAGCATTTCCTCATCCTGGCCAGTATCCAGAAGTCTTTTTCAAAATGTAGATTAATAATATATTAACTATGCTAGTTGTTGCATATCTGTGCATTTCCACCAGGTCCTGATTGTAAATTAAAGTACCTGAAACTGCTGCCTCCAACCAATTTAGTGAATACCTGAAATATCCTTTGTCTCTTTCATGCCTTTTAGATTTCAAATTGATTGAGCTGCTTTAGAGACAACAAATGTTTCATGACGGATGCCATGGATGGGAACCTTGAGTCTGGAGATGTGAATAAAAAGAGATCAGAGTTGTGCTATGTAATAGATGACCTAAGTGCACAATATGCTCCTAATGGATTGGACCACACAGGTACTTTATGTGCTTCATGTGTACAGATTGCTAGCCTTTCAAAGTGAATGTTCAGTATTTCTGGGTGTATTGTAATTTCATAGCTATGTGTTATGTTTTCTTCCCCTCACCCAGGAAACAAATATTGCATGTTGTATGTGGTCATTTCTTCCCAATCAAAGAATCTTTGACTTTGTCAGACCAGGTGCACAATGACAGTCAACTATCTTTGACTGAAGTCTCTTCCAATGAGAGCTCCTACCTGCTACCTATTTATTCTGTATTACCAACAAAAAGATTACTTTGAATGAAGATTACTTTGAATGAAGATTGAAACAATCTGTACATTGCATTAGCTGAAAACGTAACAGACCACCACTTGTGTCTTGATCTCATTTTATATCAGGTCTGTCACATTCAGAAACTCCTATTGGTGAGAATTCTGAATTTCATCACCAGAACATCCATATAACCTTACCAACAGACGACATGAGTGACGCACAACAATGGTCGGTGGAAAAATCCCAACCACAGCTTACTTCCCCACAGTTGACCCCCACAAAGCATTGCCCACCATGCCAAATGAGACAGCCATCCATTTCAATCAGCAAGAGCAGCCACAAAACATCTGCTGCACAGATCCTCCAAGTGGAAGGAGATGGTGAGAGCCTATTCTGAATGTGATGCAATTAATTGCTTATAGATTTAGATAGTATAAATCTAGTTTTTTATTTATAGTGTTGTACTTTCCAAATGCCTCTGCCCTTCCAATCCATGTTTCCCTGCTTCCTGTCTTATCACACCTTTAGGCCTGTGTGCCTCCATCCTCTTGGCATGTCTGTTCTGCCAGCCTTGGGACTGTTTACTGGCCACGGGGAAAGGATGCCATGTCTGTGCCTCGTCCCTGTGCTCTTCCCTATGCTCCACAGTGTGCTGCTGTGAGCCTGATTCCCTGGAGCCTCTGTTGGACACGTCCCATCACTGTGGCTGCGGTGGGTGTCTGGATGCCCACTGTTGCCTGTGTGGAGGTCCAGGATTTGAGTGCTGTGTCTGTGCCACATGCATACATGCCACAGAGTGTCTGGATCTAGGCATGGAGATCTCACAAATGCTCTTCCACTAACCAGATCAGTGTCAAATGAATGTGAACACTGTGAAGTGTCGGATATTGTAGAGATTGTGTGGGCCAAACTCAAAGGACAATAATGAATCGGCTAAATCCTTTAACAAATGTAGGTGTTGTACAGTGGAGGCTcacaataatgtctggaacggcgcTAATGGAATGGCaccaaacacctggaaaccatgtgtttgataccattccactgatttcgTTCCAATCTCCAATCATTGccatgagcccgttctccccaattaagttgtcaccaacctcctgtggtgttgCATCTAGATCTTGGGGTAACTGACAACGTCTACTTGGTTCTTTGTATTTCTAAGTCTGCACTGGCAACCGGATTTTCTAACCAATGACTCAAGGTGACCCACAATGTAAAAGAGAGCTCACTGTAACCACATACAGACAACTCTGTGATCATTTTATTTCTGTTTATAAGCTGTCTTGATATTGGCAGCAGAGAGAAAGGATAGGAAGTGAGAGTGACTATTGAGAGGGTACCACTGCACTTTACATTTATTGAGATTAGTGATGAACTAAATCATAAATCTGCTCATATACAAATGTACATTTAATTCAGAGCAAAGTGGCCCTAAGTGGTGAgtgaggtgggggtggggtggggtaaaTTATCTGGAATTCTTAACTGCAAGGAAGGCATCAGCATTTAGAAAGACAACTGAGAATGAAAAGTTAACAACAGCATGGTAATATTATTATGGACAATAAAGAGTATGAATTCTACAAATGTAATATATTGGTAGTATAGGGCACATTTTCAGTATGGCTTGATATTCAGAAGTTTCTTAGCTACACTGTATACATTTATAGAAAATTAGTGTTGATATTCTTAGTATTcaagaaaaaatatttataaTGGAATTAAAGTTATTCAAATGAACCCACTTACACAGAAACTGTATCTCTAGACAATTGCACTCATGTATTGAATATCTGTATTTTTGTTTGGGAAAATAAAGCTGTAAACCTCCTTGCTCTCATGCAATCTGTGAAAATTCTGTATAACTTCCTGGAAAGTTAAGGGGATCCACAACACTACTATATTAAATAAATTCCAAATCCATGTGCCAGTTGATGCCTAAGTATGTACTGATACGTGTGTATGTTTGTGACTGGTAGACGCTCCTGGTGTGAATGTGGTGTAGGGGAATGGTGGTGAAAACCCTTAAGTTCAAACTTTAGAGGGAGGAAACTACGTAGCTTCAGCGGGAGCCAAGGACCATAGTTGAAACTCCCATCTGATTCTGGTTCATTTGACTGAGCAGTAGGACCTTGTTCAAAAGCCCAGCACAATACCTCATACAACCATTATGGGTGGTAACTGTAACACGTTACACTAAACCACAGCTAAAGCCCGTTAAAGGTgatagactgtaacaaggctcaAGATAGAGGGCTGCAGCCACAACAGAGATCATTGCAGTGCGGTCAGCATATTTCATGCTGCTGTTGGGATGTCCAGCAGATGATTTAGAAACGGCATTGTATGCATTAGCCTACCAATTGTATTAAGAAAACATCTTTGTCACATTATTCACTCTCTCAGAATTTGCTGCTTCAAGTGAAGTAGCCTACCTCTCCTAGTTGGGCATGCAAGATCAAATGTGCctagtacactgagtgtacaaaacattaagaacacctgcactTTCAGTGAcatatactgaccaggtgaaagtcatgatcccttattgatgtcacttgttaaatccactttaatcagtgtagatgaaggtgaggagacaggttaaagaaggatttttaagccttgagaaatggattgtgtatgtgtgccattcagagggtgaatggcaaagacaaaatatttaagtgcctttgaacggggtatggtactaggtgccaggcacactggtttgtgtcaagaactgcaacactgctgggtttttcacactcaacagtttcctgtgtgtattaagaataGTCCTCCATccaaagggcatccagccaacttgataaaACAttgggagtcaacatgggccaacatccctatggaaagctttcgacaccttgtagaatccatgcccgcAACAAACttagctgttctgagggcaaaaatgaTATTGATCACCCATATTTGTCTCCACCTGGAAATTGTCCCACTCGTAAAAAAGGTTGGTTATCAAACGTGGCTCAAGAGAAAATGCAAGTCTCTCCAACTCGGCTCTCTTTAAACTACGTCTAGCTTATTTGTTGATATAGCCCAGTACTGATAGCCTAATATAATGGGCCACATGAGAATGTCTGGTAATTTaacctacactgagtgtacaaaacattaggaaaaccaGCTCTTTCCACAACATAGACCAGGGGTATTCCACTCTTACCCTAAGAGGTctagagcctgctggttttctgttctacctgataattcattGCACCCACCTGATGtgcctgattagaggggaacaatgaaaacaagCAGTGGAAcaggcttcgaggtccagagtggCGTTTGAgggacatagactgaccaggtgaatccaggtgaatgctatattcccttattgatgtcacttgttaaatccacttcaatcagtgtagatcacgtgtcaaactcattccagagGGCTGAGCATCTGCAGGTTATCGCTCCACCCTTGTTCTTGATTAATGAATTAAGGTcgctaattagtaaggaactcccctcacctggttgtctgggtcttaattgaaaggaaaaaacaaaaacccgcagacactaggcccctctgtggaatgagtttgacaccactGCAATGCCAACCCGTCATTCAGGGTAGGTAGGCCAGCGGAAAATACTGAGCGTAGGgcttggtaatgttctctagttgggCCGTGACTCAGTGTTCGGTCagtcatggggacactacatcaccacaaaatctacggggagagctcaagtattcaagccccttgggcgctgccatagagttacatttgaggtgcccatccaagaaggctcaaggtcattggccacagataaaatgacgtcgcatcacgttatatctactgtagctttgattggactgatcatgtcaacatcatactttcaaaatcttagctatcaAGCAGTCATCGTCATGAACCACggcgacaatctactggcaaatgtttttcaatccttgtcatatgaagagaaattaaaaatagaacatatcggtgctcatcagTCATTggacatacacattacacaacaagttggaaatcgcaaattcaacaatgagtggtttggaaggaatctgtGGCTATTTAAAAAAGCCAGCTGGTGTGGCCTACCGAGTGgatcagcggtctaaggcactgcatcgcatgcagtgctagaggcgttactatAGACCAGATTTATTTCCAACCGGCCGtggccgggagtcccataggatggcacacaattggcctagcgtcgtccgtgttaggggagggtttggtcggtggTGCTTTGCTTGGCTCATCACGCTCtcgcgactccttgtggcgggctgggtgaCTGCGGGCTTACCCCGGTTGCCAGTtgtgtgtttcctccgacacattggtacggcaggcttccgggttaagctggtgggtgttaaggagcgtggttaggcgggtcatgtttcggaggatgcatgactccaCCTTCACCTCCCCCGAGCCAGTTggcgagttgcagcgatgagacaagattttttttaaatggggagaaaaagggggtataTTTTTCCcttcaaaataaacaaaaaagaaTGCCAGCGGTGTTGTATGAAAAGCTGCTGGTGTAGGCGGGAGCTGGATGAATAAATCAGTCGCATGCAGACATCTAGCTCAAGATTCAATGCCGATTATTTAATGTTCTTTAATGTTTCTTTTTACCTAATGAAACCCATAGCGGGTGGTAATTGTAACAAAAGCCCTTCAGGTTTAAGAGATTACATGTTACCCCAGGAAACCCTGGCCAAATTAGGAGAGGATGTCAAGTCAGCATTATTCTTTGTTTGCCATTATAGTTAAGATCAAATGATGGTTATTGGCGAGAGTGGAGATGGGCTCTATCCGAGGGATCAGGACAGGGGAGCTTTGAGGTCATCAGACACTTCCCTGAGGTATGTGTGGTGCCTCCACTCATTTCGGTCTCTCGGTGGACCCACTCTCCCCAAATAGAGCCCCACCTGCCACTATGCTTTAATTCACAAGATGTTACAAACTGACCACTGTATTTAAGTGGCAGTCTTTCTTcaatgtatttacaatgacataaACCACAGATTCTTGGTACattagaggaggagtaggatctTTAAAGTCCTAAAAAGGCATAGCCCATCAAAGAACAAAGAAGTACCtcctttctgttttttttttgtgtgttctctGTTAAATGTTTACTCAGCCTACATGTTCACATGTTTTATATATGTAATGTATGCAATATGTATTCATACTCTGACTTTTCCATATCCATGTGATGTCCACCGCCCTCATGTGACGTCTGCTAAAATGTTTTATCTGGTCCTACCATAACAGACGGAACAGTAAATGTTAACTTTGATTCTATTCTATACAAGTCAATAAAAATCCACCTTATTATATGGAATGTGCACAGGCTTCATGATGGCAAAAAAGCATGGTTCTTTAACATTTAAAGAGATTGTCAGCAGATGCGGTTTTCCTGCAAGAGCTACAAATGTAGACATAGAGAACAGAGAATAGCTGACCTCTGACATCATTTGGGATGTTTTTAAGGCGTACATTAGAGGAATGAATATATAATACTCAGCTAAAGTTAAATCTGAGTTTAACATGAAAAAGAAATCACTATCTTGGAAAAAGCCCATCAAAATCTTTACAGGGTAAAGATGATAATACAATTTCTGAACTTAGGCAGGAATATGGCCTTTTATTTTTGAAGAGAGCCAACAACTACaggttaaactcaaataaagCATACTATTTAATGGCAAACAAACCTTGCAAATCCTTTCGCAGTCCTCACAAAACGAATACACACCAAACCAGTTATAATTTTAAAAGATAAGGATACAAATGCTTTACTTAGAAATAGCAAGGCAAataataaaaatttaaaatattCTATGAAAATCTATATAAACCAGAATTGGACTGATCTTACAGCCTTCTTCGACTCAATAACCCTGAAGCAGATAAAAATCTTAATCACTAAACACGGAAATCACTCAAAAATAAATATTAGACACTGTTAAAACAATTGTGTGGAGAAAAGCATCATGGATGGTCAGCTTTCCCATATCATTTTATTTAATATTCTGTATCTCCCCTATTTACTCAACTGACAACGCACATCACTCAATTCAGTGCTTCCATGTCCCATGTATCTAACAGTTATTTCAGTTATATTAAAACCAGGAAAATCTGGAGAATACCCTTGAAATTACAGACCCATACATTTAATAAATTGCAACAATAAAATAGTAACAAAACTCATAAGCAACAGAATGGCAAAAGTCTTGATAGGACATTTTTAAATTTCATTTTGACCCGCTTTTTATCCCCAATTTCCTGAATACGATCTTATCTCATTGCTGCAAATTCTCCAACAGGCTCGGAAGAATCCTCcgaaaacatgacccgccaaaccgtgcTTCTTAACACACGCTCACTTAACCCAgttgccagctgcaccaatgtgtcagaggaaacaccgttcaactgatgacTGAAGTCAACATGCAGACAACCGGCCCGctacaaggagtcactagagcgcgatgagccaagtaaaggtCCCCCGGACAAACCCTTTCCTAACacggacgaagctgggccaattgtgcgcccttGCTATGGCCTTTTCTATTCAAAACTTTGGAAGCATTCAAGTTTCcagctgaaataatacatttcatAAAAATATTATATAAACATCCGAAAGgaaaaatatacacaaataatacattatttGATTACATTGCTTCAGAAAGGGGCACAAGACGGggatgtcctctctcccccctgctgtTTGCACTGGCAATTGAACCTCTTGTAGAAAGAGTTAGACAGGACCCAAACGTAACGGGTATCAGTATTGATAAACATGTATACAAACTAAACTTATTTGCTGACGATCTCCTGACATACCTGACTAATATTGAAAACTCAATGCACCCCCTTGTTAAAAACATTATCATGGAAAGGAAAGGGGTAAAAGGTTTCATTTCCTACATGTACTCTGGTCTTCAAGCTCTGTTGGGGAATGATGAACCTCTGAAAGCTTGCATGAAGTGGCATGATGACCATGGTCCCATTTTTGAGGATGAGAAATGGGGAAAGCTCTTTTTAGATGCTCAGCGTCTTTCATTTAACACAAGGCACAAGTTGATGCAATTCAAAATGTTACATAGGGTCTACTTTATACCAGAGAGACTGTATAAGATCAATtctaaatattcaacattttgcccAAGGTGTAAAACAGGAGTGGGCACACTTATGCATTTGTTTTTGTCCTGCCCTGAACTAAGCAGTTATTGGAAAGACATTATTCAGATCTTATCACAGGTCGCTAATATGACGGCACAACTAGATCCTTCCCTTATACTTCTTGGAGATGATTCTGTTCTACCAGTTAATATTTGTAGCAAAACCAGATTCATTAAATTGGCAGTCATTGCAGCCAATAAATGCACGGCTATTATATGGAAGAGGGACACTCCGCCAAGCAAGCAGATGTGGCTAAAAGAACTATCTTCCTATATTCCATATGAAAAAATAACATATAATTTACGTAATAAACCCTTTGAATTTACTGATGTCTGGGGGGACTTTCAGCAGTTTCTAGAGAAGTCAACTTAGCTGCCTCATTACTAATTTCTTcatgaatatattattattatttgtttttgtgTTGAATCATTTATTTTCTAGCATGGAATGTGAAGGTCATTTTGTTTCTTTTTCTGTTGATAATAAGTGAAGCTAATACCggtagaggggaggtaggggggtgTTAATGTGTTGGGGAGGGAAGGGTTTTGCACGATGTGCCACCATGTAGCATGGTGTTTTGTGTAGGTGGAAGGAATAACGGGGCATTATATGTGTCATATTTTGATTATtgttaaattgtaaaaaaaataaaaaaataaaatgctaaTAAATTtattgtacaaaaaaaaaatattatcaaAATACTCAggatttatattatatatttatattttatattcagaATATAAAAGTTACGTGAAAAAAACTGAGATACTTGCAATAAGAAAAATTAAATAACTCATGATCTACAGCAATCCTTTAAGTAGACCACAACAAATATTAAATAGTTAGAATGCTTGATAAGTGAcaacaaatatataaagataaCTTTATCCCGTTACTCAACAACATGAAAACAGATCTAACTAAATGGAACAATCTCCCCATAAATCGTTCAGGTAAATCTTGTGTATATTTTGAACCTCTTTAGAATGGCATAGCTCCAAAagtgtttatatttattttcagTAATACCaattttaaaaatcaaatcaaatcaaatctaattttatttgtcacatacacatggttagcagatgttaatgcgagtgtagcgaaatgcttgtgcttctagttccgacaatgcagtaataaccaacaagtaatctaactaacaattccaaaactattgtcttatacacagtgtaaggggataaagaatatgtacataaagatatatgaatgagtgatggtacaatTAACCCACCGAAGACATGCTTTAAAAAATTATACTCTGACATAAGACTACTATAACTTCATATGGGAAAATAAAACTCATAGAACAAATAGGAACATTCATGTTCTTAAACATGGTACATGTTCTTaaatctgagggtggttttaaccttccagatATGGAAggttaaatgcactaaagaggaacaatgggtacataaTGGAGAGACACAAGGTCATCCTCAGGATCTTTCACATGTCGGTTTTCAAAGGATGAAgctaagaacattaacaacttcacAATTAAGAACACTAACATCATGTAAGAAAATGTCATTGtttctacaagaaccaatatcactccctaaaaacacacctatatggaacaatccttggatagcATTTCAGAATTCATTGATCAATTGGCCCACATGGAAAACTGAAGAAATAGAAACCTTAAAGTTGAAatgggatatacagttgaagtcggaagtttacatacaccttagccaaatacatttaaactcagaatTTCACAATTCCAGAAATTAAATCCAAAGAAAAATTATCTGTCTTGggtcaccacttcattttaagaatgtgaaatgtcagaataatagtagagagagtgatttatttcagcttttctttctttcaccacattcccagtgggtcagacgtttacattaactcaattagtatttggtagcattgcctttaaattgtttaacttgggtcaaacgtttcgggtagccttccacaagcttcccacaataagttgggtgaattttggcccattcctcctgacagagctggtataactgagtcaggtttgtaggcctccttgctcgcacacgctttttcagttctgcccacaaattatctatgggattgaggtcagggctttgtgatggccactccaataccttgactttgttgtccttaagccattttgccacaactttggaagtatgcttggggtcattgtccatttggatgacccatttgcgaccaagctttaatacccacataattttcctccctcatgatgccatctattttgtgaagtgcatcacagtccctcctgcagcaaagcacccccacaacatgatgctgccacccccatgcttcacggttgggatggagttcttcagcttgcaagcctccccctttttcctcctaacataacaatggtcattatggcctaacagttctatctttgtttcatcaaaccagaggacatttctccaaaaagtacgatctttgtcctcatgtgcagttgcaaaacatagtctggcttttttatggcggttctggagcagtggcttcttccttgctgagcggcctttcaggtcatgttgatataggactcgttttactgtgtatatagatacttttgtaccagtgtCCTTtccccatgatgttaagcaaagaggcactgactttgaaggtaggccttgaaatacatccacaggtacacctccaattgactcaaatgatgtcaattagcctatcagaagcttctaaagccatgacatcattttctggaattgtccaagctgtttaaaggcacagtcaacttagtatatgtaaacatctgacccactggaaatgtgatacagtgaattataagtgaaataatcggtctgtaaacaattgttggaaaaattacttgtgtcatgcacaaagtagatgtcctaaccaacatgccaaaactatagtttgttaacatgaaatttgtggagtggttgaaaaacgagtttaatgactccaacttgtatgtatgtatgtatgtgtatgtaaacttccgacttcaactgtacaatcaTTTCCATGATAGAATTTAAAAGACATTTTGGAATGATCAATGtagacattttcaaatatattgtCCTTGTGATGTACTTGTATGTTAATGTTATGCATTACCTCATGTTTTATACCCAAGATGTTTTATACCCAAGAACACGTAGGCGTGTTTTGTTCGTCCTCtagtgtacttttgtattttttcgtatttttttgtatatatttcaattttattttcaatctcttcttCATTTTAGTTcatttataccttccggtaacctgcctcacccaatgtgatacggaatcgctattatttgtCAGTTTTAGACCTTATAGCAAGAACCacagccatcagaagctaaccagctaatttagctacaagctatttagtcattgttagccactgctagcggcctttaccttcaCAGGTACCAgcccttttttcttttttttttgcctggataatactcgccagcctACCAGTaacggactgtctctccactacaacgccggattcctgccgtaatccctggaccattctcctgatcttcacagctagctagcacccacTGAGTTatccagtaccgaag contains:
- the si:dkey-245f22.3 gene encoding uncharacterized protein si:dkey-245f22.3, whose product is MTDAMDGNLESGDVNKKRSELCYVIDDLSAQYAPNGLDHTGLSHSETPIGENSEFHHQNIHITLPTDDMSDAQQWSVEKSQPQLTSPQLTPTKHCPPCQMRQPSISISKSSHKTSAAQILQVEGDGLCASILLACLFCQPWDCLLATGKGCHVCASSLCSSLCSTVCCCEPDSLEPLLDTSHHCGCGGCLDAHCCLCGGPGFECCVCATCIHATECLDLGMEISQMLFH